Proteins from one Mucilaginibacter jinjuensis genomic window:
- the gcvH gene encoding glycine cleavage system protein GcvH — translation MEFPAELKYTKDHEWIRVEGNTAYIGITEFAQRELGDIVYIDVPSVGKEIEENDVFGTVEAVKTVSDLFIPVTATIEETNPLLESQPELVNTDPYGDGWMVKVTLKNADDVNALLSAEDYQSIIGA, via the coding sequence ATGGAATTTCCAGCCGAACTAAAATACACCAAAGACCACGAATGGATCCGTGTTGAAGGTAACACCGCATACATTGGCATTACCGAATTTGCACAGCGCGAATTAGGCGACATCGTTTACATCGACGTACCATCTGTAGGTAAAGAAATTGAAGAAAATGATGTTTTTGGTACCGTTGAAGCAGTGAAAACTGTATCAGACCTGTTTATACCGGTAACAGCAACCATCGAAGAAACCAATCCTTTACTGGAGAGCCAGCCAGAACTGGTAAATACTGACCCTTACGGTGATGGTTGGATGGTAAAAGTTACGCTTAAAAATGCAGATGATGTTAACGCACTGCTTTCTGCTGAAGACTATCAATCGATCATAGGCGCTTAA
- a CDS encoding VanZ family protein translates to MGKVGESHLFFPGFDKMVHCGFFFMFVLLASNGLIRQNKGISIPVIFLIAFLGVFFGALIEILQLYVFTWRDGNWGDLFADTVGVGMATFSILVLKSAFSYAKA, encoded by the coding sequence ATGGGCAAGGTCGGGGAATCACATTTGTTTTTCCCCGGCTTTGACAAAATGGTGCACTGTGGTTTCTTCTTTATGTTTGTACTGCTGGCCAGCAATGGTTTAATCAGGCAAAATAAAGGTATCTCCATTCCCGTTATCTTCCTCATTGCTTTCTTAGGCGTATTTTTCGGTGCACTGATCGAAATACTCCAACTCTATGTTTTTACCTGGCGCGATGGTAACTGGGGCGATCTTTTTGCCGATACCGTTGGCGTGGGTATGGCTACATTTAGTATCTTAGTGCTAAAATCTGCTTTCAGCTATGCCAAGGCTTAA
- a CDS encoding TonB-dependent receptor, producing MKAKLYLIPIFCLLSASIVFAQKPGGSVHATIIDQKKQAIEYATATVVNAADSSAVKSIASGKEGNIDIHGLKTGNYKLVVSQLGFKKLVHPFSISNQNPSVQLGILIMVPDVKTLDEVAVKGVKATAAIKGDTTEFNAAAFKTQPNDNVEQLIKKIPGVDVDKDGKVTAQGQQVTKVLVDGKEFFGNDPKAATKNLPADAIDKVQFINDKTEKAKNTGIDDGQRDKVMNLTLKDDKKSGWFGNATAAGGTDDRYLGQFNINHFDKKRQFSALFLSNNVNESGFTMEDLNAFTNGNIFDAFGNNGSINININSNGRANINGAFAGINGGLITNHTGGLNYSDMWGKKNQLKFNANFITVLSSNNLTETDNIQDPVQNLLTNKNIIGNNTYNSYRLNMKLEYKPDTLNTLTLKPNLSSSYTHNNDVTGITSSDLNNALLNQANQSLDQVIHTPVVGAQFTANHKFQHGKGSVNLFTTDSYSPYKNNSTNIFNLHYPTNSTLPDSTANLQTGQTDHGTISNTTLSFIRQLSKVHKLNLTVSQGLQYRNDNANQTTVDYNQVTGRYEILAPNLSGVYDNTNYRYSSTVGLNKNSPKSNLTINAELADLGLKGDFTGAQASNVDRQGWALVPNASFSYRPKPGTNVYMSLRSDVTMPSVTDLLPIINTTSTTYKKIGNPDLRMSRSLSFNGNMNSYDPKTNNYFNIYANFVETWKGFSTESYYDNTGITTSRPVNTDGNFTSNFGINSGMPSKIKGLRFNLGFNGNINRNVNYINNNKNAVLRVAPGLSLGGNYDVDKFQFELHTYTSYNNATNSFQHEADNHYYNFNNSATIGVKPAKSWRIYSELNQSLYRGMPSSANTSVYLLNAGIERYFMKSQNLTVALTGFDLLNQNSGIQRTLSTTGQITSTQTNTIGQYFFLKIIYKISKMGSGSDKPGNSGIVIMR from the coding sequence ATGAAAGCAAAACTTTACCTCATCCCTATTTTCTGCCTTCTATCAGCATCAATTGTATTTGCACAAAAACCGGGTGGTAGTGTACACGCCACAATAATAGATCAAAAGAAACAAGCTATAGAATATGCTACCGCTACGGTGGTAAATGCAGCCGATTCGTCAGCAGTAAAGAGCATCGCATCCGGCAAAGAAGGTAATATCGATATCCATGGGTTGAAAACCGGGAACTATAAACTTGTGGTTTCACAGCTTGGCTTTAAAAAGCTGGTACACCCTTTTAGCATAAGCAATCAAAACCCATCAGTTCAGCTGGGCATTCTAATTATGGTACCCGATGTAAAAACTCTGGATGAAGTTGCCGTAAAAGGTGTTAAAGCAACTGCTGCCATTAAAGGCGACACCACCGAATTTAATGCCGCTGCATTTAAAACCCAACCAAATGATAATGTAGAACAGCTGATAAAAAAGATACCAGGGGTTGATGTAGATAAGGATGGTAAAGTAACCGCACAAGGCCAGCAGGTAACCAAAGTTTTGGTTGATGGTAAAGAATTTTTCGGCAACGACCCCAAAGCCGCCACTAAGAACCTGCCTGCAGACGCGATTGATAAAGTGCAGTTCATTAATGATAAAACCGAGAAAGCCAAAAATACAGGTATTGATGATGGCCAGCGCGATAAGGTAATGAACCTTACTTTAAAGGACGATAAAAAGAGCGGCTGGTTTGGTAATGCCACTGCTGCCGGCGGCACAGATGATCGTTATCTCGGTCAGTTTAACATTAATCATTTTGATAAAAAGCGCCAGTTCTCGGCCTTGTTCCTTAGTAATAATGTGAATGAATCGGGATTTACGATGGAAGATTTAAACGCCTTTACCAACGGCAATATATTCGATGCGTTTGGTAATAATGGTTCTATCAACATAAATATCAACAGCAATGGCAGGGCTAACATCAATGGTGCTTTTGCAGGTATAAACGGTGGCTTAATTACTAACCATACCGGCGGTTTAAACTACTCGGATATGTGGGGTAAAAAGAACCAGCTAAAGTTTAACGCCAACTTTATTACGGTACTATCATCCAACAATTTAACCGAGACAGATAATATACAAGATCCTGTTCAAAACCTACTCACTAATAAAAACATCATCGGCAACAATACTTATAACAGCTATCGCCTTAACATGAAACTGGAGTATAAGCCGGATACCTTAAATACATTGACGCTTAAACCCAACCTGTCAAGCAGTTATACACACAATAATGACGTAACCGGTATTACCAGCAGCGATTTAAACAACGCTTTGCTTAACCAGGCTAATCAGTCGTTAGATCAGGTTATCCATACCCCTGTTGTCGGTGCTCAATTTACCGCTAACCATAAGTTTCAGCATGGCAAAGGTTCTGTCAATTTGTTTACTACAGATAGTTATTCGCCTTATAAGAACAACTCCACCAACATCTTCAACTTACACTACCCTACCAACAGCACCCTGCCCGATAGTACAGCTAACCTGCAAACCGGGCAAACTGATCATGGGACTATCAGCAATACTACCCTATCGTTCATCAGGCAATTGAGTAAAGTGCACAAGCTTAATTTAACGGTTAGTCAGGGTCTGCAATATCGTAATGATAATGCCAACCAAACCACAGTGGATTATAATCAGGTAACCGGTCGATATGAGATACTGGCTCCAAACCTTAGCGGTGTATATGATAATACCAATTATCGTTACTCATCAACCGTGGGGTTAAATAAGAACAGCCCCAAATCAAACCTGACTATAAATGCAGAGCTGGCCGACTTGGGCCTGAAAGGTGATTTTACCGGTGCACAAGCCAGCAATGTAGATCGCCAGGGTTGGGCTTTGGTGCCCAATGCCAGTTTTTCATACAGACCTAAACCAGGCACTAATGTTTATATGAGTTTACGAAGCGATGTAACCATGCCTTCGGTTACCGACTTGTTGCCTATTATTAATACCACCAGCACTACGTATAAAAAGATAGGCAATCCCGATCTGCGGATGTCGCGCTCGTTAAGCTTTAATGGTAACATGAATAGTTATGATCCTAAAACCAATAACTATTTTAACATATACGCCAATTTTGTAGAAACCTGGAAAGGGTTTTCGACCGAGAGTTATTATGACAACACAGGCATTACCACATCGCGCCCGGTGAATACTGATGGCAACTTTACTTCTAACTTCGGTATCAATTCGGGCATGCCAAGTAAAATAAAAGGGTTGCGTTTTAATTTGGGCTTCAACGGCAATATTAACCGTAATGTAAACTACATCAACAATAATAAAAATGCGGTATTGCGCGTGGCTCCTGGCTTAAGTTTGGGTGGTAATTATGATGTTGATAAATTTCAGTTCGAATTGCATACTTATACCAGCTATAATAACGCTACAAACTCTTTCCAGCACGAGGCCGATAACCATTATTACAACTTTAATAATAGCGCTACAATTGGCGTTAAACCCGCCAAATCGTGGCGCATATATAGCGAGTTAAATCAAAGCCTGTATCGCGGGATGCCAAGCAGTGCAAACACTTCGGTTTATTTGCTCAACGCAGGTATCGAGCGCTATTTCATGAAATCGCAAAACTTAACGGTTGCCTTAACCGGTTTCGATCTGCTCAATCAAAACTCTGGCATACAGCGCACGCTTTCAACCACAGGGCAAATTACCAGCACCCAAACCAATACCATCGGGCAGTATTTTTTCCTGAAAATTATCTATAAGATTAGCAAAATGGGTTCGGGCTCAGACAAGCCCGGTAATAGCGGAATTGTGATCATGAGGTAA
- a CDS encoding FeoA family protein, translating into MKLSQLKVGSKGIVKEFTDLEMSIKLMEMGCLPGEEIKVERIAPMGDPIAINVAGYQLSLRMREASTIILL; encoded by the coding sequence ATGAAGCTTTCGCAACTTAAAGTAGGTAGTAAAGGAATAGTAAAGGAGTTTACAGATCTTGAAATGTCAATTAAGTTGATGGAAATGGGCTGCCTGCCCGGCGAAGAAATTAAGGTAGAACGCATTGCCCCAATGGGCGATCCAATTGCCATTAACGTTGCCGGTTACCAGTTGAGTTTACGCATGCGCGAAGCTTCAACCATCATATTACTGTAG
- the feoB gene encoding ferrous iron transport protein B gives MKADIRVALVGNPNTGKSTLFNALTGLNQKIGNFPGVTVDKKTGYCSLPDGRQAEIVDLPGTYSLYPKSRDESIVFSVLADRKSTHTPDLVVVILDASNLKRNLLLYTQVADLKIPVIVALNMMDLAKSGGITIDVNAFAKKLGVHVVPIAARKLEGIDKLKEAISYASKLALQENTIDVSTIAPQLIAQIGEEMQIENPYFALQLAHQHEHLTFLSGTESDRIEELEHIHFFHSQKAQATETIARYNYINDLLYDTVHKAESADSETVSNRIDKVLTHKVFGFIIFFAILMFMFQAIFAWSAYPMGLIEDLFVWVEGLVHDHLPAGPLTNLLSDGVLSGLSGVMVFIPQIAILFAFISILEDTGYMARVTFMMDKLMRKVGLNGKSVVPLIGGFACAVPSIMSTRTIENWKDRMITIMVTPLVTCSARLPIYTLMIALVVPNKNVWWIFNWQGLALTAMYVLSLVSAVVVAFVMKLILKGRERGYFIMELPVYRMPRWNNVLLTMYDRSKAFVVQAGKVIIAVSVILWVLASYGPGNRFERIDQKYSKPEYTKTVPAADLKHIIASEKLENSYAGVLGHAMEPAIRPLGFDWKIGIALITSFAAREVFVGTMATIYSVDGDADNIQSVQQKMGSAKNPQTGQPVFTVAVAFSLMMFYAFAMQCASTVATVYRETKDWRWPAAQFAYMTVLAYVISFITYQLLK, from the coding sequence TTGAAAGCAGATATCAGAGTTGCACTTGTAGGGAATCCCAATACCGGTAAATCAACACTTTTTAATGCGCTGACCGGTTTAAACCAAAAGATCGGCAATTTTCCGGGGGTTACTGTCGATAAAAAAACAGGCTATTGTTCGCTGCCTGATGGCCGGCAAGCCGAAATTGTAGACTTACCCGGCACCTACAGCCTCTACCCCAAAAGCCGCGACGAATCCATTGTATTTTCTGTACTCGCTGATCGAAAAAGCACCCACACGCCCGATCTGGTTGTTGTGATCCTTGATGCATCAAACCTTAAACGCAACCTATTACTTTACACCCAGGTTGCCGATTTAAAGATCCCTGTAATTGTAGCCCTCAACATGATGGACCTTGCCAAAAGCGGCGGGATTACCATTGATGTTAATGCATTTGCCAAAAAGCTGGGTGTACATGTAGTACCTATTGCAGCCCGAAAGCTCGAAGGGATTGATAAGCTAAAAGAAGCTATCTCTTATGCCAGCAAACTGGCTTTGCAGGAAAACACGATTGATGTAAGCACCATTGCCCCGCAACTGATTGCGCAGATAGGCGAAGAAATGCAGATCGAGAATCCGTACTTCGCTTTGCAACTGGCACATCAGCACGAGCACTTAACTTTCCTTTCCGGAACCGAGAGCGACCGTATTGAAGAGCTGGAGCACATCCACTTCTTCCACTCGCAAAAAGCGCAGGCTACAGAAACCATAGCCCGTTATAATTATATTAACGATCTGCTTTATGATACCGTGCACAAAGCAGAAAGTGCCGACAGCGAAACGGTAAGCAACCGTATTGATAAAGTTTTAACCCATAAGGTATTCGGTTTTATCATTTTCTTCGCTATCCTGATGTTCATGTTCCAGGCCATATTTGCCTGGTCAGCATACCCGATGGGTTTGATTGAAGACCTGTTTGTATGGGTTGAGGGATTGGTTCACGACCATCTACCGGCCGGTCCGCTTACTAATTTACTATCAGACGGTGTACTGTCCGGGTTAAGCGGTGTAATGGTATTTATCCCGCAAATTGCTATCCTGTTTGCCTTTATCTCCATACTGGAAGATACCGGCTACATGGCCCGTGTTACCTTTATGATGGATAAGCTGATGCGCAAAGTTGGCTTAAACGGCAAATCAGTAGTTCCGTTGATCGGCGGCTTCGCCTGTGCGGTGCCATCTATCATGAGTACCCGTACCATCGAGAATTGGAAAGACAGGATGATCACCATTATGGTTACGCCACTGGTTACCTGTTCGGCACGGTTACCTATCTATACTTTAATGATAGCCCTGGTAGTGCCCAATAAAAATGTATGGTGGATCTTTAACTGGCAGGGGTTGGCTTTAACTGCCATGTACGTGCTCAGTTTAGTATCGGCTGTGGTTGTAGCTTTTGTAATGAAACTGATATTGAAAGGTCGAGAACGTGGCTACTTTATTATGGAACTCCCGGTTTACCGCATGCCCCGCTGGAACAACGTGTTGTTGACGATGTACGACCGTTCTAAGGCCTTCGTAGTGCAGGCCGGTAAGGTTATCATTGCCGTATCGGTAATACTTTGGGTACTGGCGTCTTACGGCCCGGGCAATCGCTTTGAAAGAATTGATCAAAAATATAGTAAACCTGAATACACCAAAACCGTTCCGGCTGCGGATTTGAAACACATTATAGCTTCCGAAAAACTGGAAAACTCTTATGCCGGTGTTCTGGGCCATGCGATGGAACCGGCTATCCGTCCGCTGGGTTTCGACTGGAAGATTGGTATTGCACTAATCACCTCTTTCGCTGCTCGCGAAGTATTTGTAGGCACCATGGCCACCATTTACAGTGTGGATGGCGATGCTGATAATATACAATCTGTTCAACAGAAAATGGGTAGCGCTAAAAACCCGCAGACCGGGCAGCCTGTATTTACCGTTGCTGTGGCATTTTCTTTAATGATGTTTTACGCCTTTGCTATGCAATGCGCCAGTACCGTAGCTACGGTGTACCGCGAAACTAAAGATTGGCGCTGGCCGGCAGCACAGTTTGCTTATATGACTGTGCTGGCTTATGTGATAAGTTTTATAACCTACCAGTTGCTGAAGTAG
- a CDS encoding DUF3800 domain-containing protein, whose translation METPNLNDDSINLNENAEPEELNEKQLAKLQKIEEEKKDLLNRVLSGQIENIKDRVAFVLNNSNDARNSDVELAWSYWYLFETEILNGVSVTKEQLKGLTKISSLSRMRAKIQNEYKLFQADEKVRKFRGVLQEKNRQAAIADKPSGLGTYTVYIDETGKTQDYLSVGSMWVLKSFKIDSRRQLLKWKEDREINYEFHFNEITKNKASEYKEFFTKFLSIHPEVGFKVIVVNNKGLSNKNAAITDLTSHLLIKGVLHENETGRAPLPRILSAWIDEEEAGSDQLKIENIKERISQQKIKGLYAEDFQAISSKSNFYIQVVDLFTGAINRKLNTPQGNHPKDEVADFILDMVKFDLNSIDKNNSDVDQSTVFNLLENSQ comes from the coding sequence ATGGAAACTCCAAACTTAAATGATGATTCGATCAATCTAAATGAAAATGCAGAACCAGAAGAATTAAATGAAAAGCAACTGGCGAAACTGCAAAAGATCGAGGAAGAAAAAAAAGATTTATTAAATCGTGTGCTGAGTGGACAGATTGAGAATATTAAAGACAGGGTGGCTTTTGTTTTGAATAATTCAAATGATGCAAGAAATTCTGATGTAGAATTAGCTTGGTCATATTGGTATTTATTTGAGACCGAAATTTTAAATGGAGTATCAGTTACGAAGGAACAGTTAAAAGGTCTTACCAAAATAAGTTCTCTTTCTCGTATGAGGGCAAAAATACAAAACGAATACAAGCTGTTTCAAGCTGACGAGAAAGTTAGAAAGTTTAGGGGGGTATTACAAGAAAAAAACCGACAGGCGGCTATCGCAGACAAACCATCTGGATTAGGAACATACACAGTTTATATTGATGAAACTGGAAAAACGCAAGACTATCTTTCGGTTGGTTCTATGTGGGTTCTAAAATCCTTTAAAATTGATTCTCGGCGTCAATTATTGAAATGGAAAGAAGACAGAGAGATAAATTATGAATTTCATTTTAATGAAATCACAAAAAATAAAGCGTCTGAGTATAAAGAATTTTTTACAAAATTCTTATCCATACATCCAGAAGTGGGATTCAAGGTAATAGTGGTAAATAACAAAGGATTGTCAAACAAAAATGCTGCGATTACAGATTTGACATCTCATTTACTTATAAAAGGAGTTCTTCATGAAAATGAAACAGGTAGAGCCCCTTTGCCAAGAATTTTATCAGCTTGGATTGACGAAGAAGAGGCTGGAAGTGATCAATTAAAAATTGAAAACATTAAAGAACGAATATCACAGCAAAAAATTAAGGGGCTTTACGCTGAGGATTTCCAAGCAATTTCTTCGAAGAGTAACTTTTATATTCAAGTCGTAGACCTTTTTACAGGTGCTATAAATCGAAAGCTTAATACTCCGCAGGGAAATCATCCAAAGGATGAAGTTGCAGATTTTATTCTGGATATGGTGAAATTTGATTTGAATAGTATAGATAAAAACAACAGTGATGTGGATCAATCTACAGTATTTAATTTACTTGAAAACTCTCAATAA